A portion of the Pseudomonas sp. PSE14 genome contains these proteins:
- a CDS encoding hemolysin family protein gives MDPSPSSNFLTYFADFGLILFALFLVVLNGFFVAAEFAMVKLRSTRVETIAKQHGWRGTILRKVHNQLDAYLSACQLGITLASLGLGWVGEPAFAELLEPLLGAVGVHSEEVIRGVSFFTAFFIISYLHIVVGELAPKSWAIRKPELLSLWTAVPLYLFYWLMYPAIWLLNASANTILKIAGQGEPGPHHEHHYSRDELKLILHSSRAHDPSDQGMRVLASAVELGELEVVDWANSREDLVYLERSAPLDDILATIRRHKYSRYPVYDSGKGEFIGLLHIKDLLLALTTLESLPESFDLDELTHPLEMVTKHMPLARLLEQFRQGGSHFALVEEADHKVIGYLTMEDVLEVLVGDIQDEHRKAERGIVAYQPGKLLVRGDTPLFKLERLLSLDLDHVEADTLAGLVYDTLKRVPEEEEVLDTEGLRIIVKKMKGPKIVLAKVVKLD, from the coding sequence ATGGACCCTTCCCCTAGTAGCAACTTCCTGACCTACTTCGCCGATTTCGGCCTGATTCTCTTCGCTCTCTTCCTCGTCGTGCTCAACGGTTTCTTCGTGGCCGCCGAGTTCGCCATGGTCAAGCTGCGCTCCACCCGCGTGGAGACCATCGCCAAGCAGCACGGCTGGCGGGGCACCATCCTGCGCAAGGTGCACAACCAGCTCGACGCCTACCTCTCCGCCTGCCAGCTCGGCATCACCCTGGCCTCCCTGGGCCTGGGCTGGGTCGGCGAGCCGGCCTTCGCCGAACTGCTCGAGCCGCTGCTGGGCGCGGTCGGCGTGCACTCCGAGGAAGTCATCCGCGGCGTGTCGTTCTTCACCGCGTTCTTCATCATTTCCTACCTGCACATCGTGGTCGGCGAGCTGGCGCCCAAGTCCTGGGCCATCCGCAAGCCCGAGCTGCTGTCGCTGTGGACCGCTGTGCCGCTGTACCTGTTCTACTGGCTGATGTACCCGGCGATCTGGCTGCTCAATGCCAGTGCCAACACCATCCTGAAGATCGCCGGCCAGGGTGAACCGGGCCCGCACCACGAACATCACTACAGCCGTGACGAGCTCAAGCTGATCCTGCACTCCAGCCGCGCCCACGACCCCAGCGACCAGGGCATGCGCGTGCTGGCCTCGGCGGTGGAACTGGGCGAACTGGAAGTCGTGGACTGGGCCAACTCCCGCGAGGATCTGGTCTACCTGGAACGCAGCGCGCCGCTGGACGACATCCTCGCCACCATCCGCCGCCACAAGTACAGCCGCTACCCGGTGTACGACAGCGGCAAGGGCGAGTTCATCGGCCTGCTGCACATCAAGGACCTGCTGCTGGCCCTGACCACGCTGGAGAGCCTGCCGGAGTCCTTCGACCTCGACGAGCTGACCCATCCGCTGGAAATGGTGACCAAGCACATGCCGCTGGCGCGCCTGCTGGAGCAGTTCCGCCAGGGCGGTTCACACTTCGCCCTGGTGGAGGAAGCCGACCACAAGGTGATCGGCTACCTGACCATGGAAGACGTGCTGGAAGTGCTGGTCGGCGATATCCAGGACGAACACCGCAAGGCCGAGCGCGGAATCGTCGCCTACCAGCCCGGCAAGCTGCTGGTGCGTGGTGACACGCCGCTGTTCAAGCTGGAGCGCCTGCTGAGCCTGGACCTCGACCACGTCGAGGCGGATACCCTCGCCGGCCTGGTCTACGACACGCTCAAACGCGTGCCGGAAGAAGAGGAAGTGCTCGATACCGAAGGCCTGCGCATCATCGTGAAGAAGATGAAAGGCCCGAAGATCGTCCTCGCCAAGGTGGTGAAGCTGGACTGA
- the phoB gene encoding phosphate regulon transcriptional regulator PhoB, producing the protein MVGKTILIVDDEAPIREMIAVALEMAGYECLEADSAQQAHAVIVDRKPDLILLDWMLPGTSGIELARRLKRDELTSGIPIIMLTAKGEEDNKIQGLEVGADDYITKPFSPRELVARLKAVLRRTGAGDSETPIEVGGLMLDPISHRVTIDGKPAEMGPTEYRLLQFFMTHQERAYTRGQLLDQVWGGNVYVEERTVDVHIRRLRKALGEVYENLVQTVRGTGYRFSTKS; encoded by the coding sequence ATGGTTGGCAAGACAATCCTCATCGTCGATGACGAAGCTCCGATCCGGGAAATGATCGCCGTGGCCCTGGAGATGGCCGGCTACGAATGCCTTGAGGCCGACAGTGCCCAGCAGGCCCACGCGGTGATCGTCGACCGCAAGCCGGACCTGATCCTGCTCGACTGGATGCTGCCGGGCACTTCCGGCATCGAACTGGCCCGCCGCCTCAAGCGCGACGAGCTGACTTCGGGCATCCCGATCATCATGCTCACCGCCAAGGGCGAAGAGGACAACAAGATCCAGGGCCTGGAAGTCGGCGCCGACGACTACATCACCAAGCCCTTCTCCCCGCGCGAGCTGGTGGCCCGACTGAAAGCCGTGCTGCGCCGCACCGGCGCCGGCGACAGCGAGACGCCGATCGAAGTCGGCGGCCTGATGCTCGACCCGATCAGCCATCGCGTGACCATCGACGGCAAGCCGGCCGAGATGGGCCCGACCGAATACCGCCTACTGCAGTTCTTCATGACCCACCAGGAGCGCGCCTACACCCGCGGCCAACTGCTGGACCAGGTCTGGGGCGGCAACGTCTACGTGGAAGAACGTACCGTCGACGTGCACATCCGCCGCCTGCGCAAGGCTCTGGGCGAGGTCTACGAAAATCTAGTTCAGACCGTGCGCGGCACCGGCTATCGTTTCTCGACCAAAAGCTGA
- the phoR gene encoding phosphate regulon sensor histidine kinase PhoR, which produces MTQNWSGVLIRHLLLVVGGGLLVGLISGQWGWALAAALAAYLGWTLWQLLRLYQWLKTHQSDEAPPDGYGLWGEVFDSIYHLQRRNQKARGRLQAVIDRMQESTAALRDGMILLDRDGNLEWWNQSAERLLGLKSPQDGGQPVTNLVRHPRFKEYFAHEDYREPLELTSPINDNLRLQFHITIYGAGEHLMLVRDVTRVHQLEQMRKDFVANVSHELRTPLTVIAGYLETLLDNVEDVNPRWTRALQQMQQQAGRMQNLLNDLLLLAKLEATDYPGDNKPVAIDLLLLSIRNDAQALSGARNHRISLEADAKVKLKGSETELRSAFSNLVFNAVKYTPEEGEIRIRWWADDQGAHLAVQDSGIGIDPKHLPRLTERFYRVDSSRNASTGGTGLGLAIVKHVLLRHRGTLDISSVPGKGSSFTCHFPPQQVERRA; this is translated from the coding sequence GTGACCCAGAACTGGAGTGGCGTGCTGATTCGCCACCTGTTGTTAGTCGTCGGCGGCGGCCTGCTGGTCGGACTGATCTCCGGCCAATGGGGCTGGGCCCTGGCAGCGGCCCTGGCTGCCTACCTCGGCTGGACCCTCTGGCAGCTGCTGCGCCTCTACCAGTGGCTGAAGACCCACCAGAGCGATGAGGCCCCACCCGACGGCTACGGCCTGTGGGGCGAGGTGTTCGACAGCATCTATCACCTGCAGCGGCGCAACCAGAAGGCGCGCGGCCGGCTGCAGGCAGTGATCGACCGCATGCAGGAGTCCACCGCGGCCCTGCGCGACGGCATGATCCTGCTCGACCGCGACGGCAACCTGGAGTGGTGGAACCAGTCCGCCGAACGCCTGCTGGGCCTCAAGAGCCCGCAGGACGGTGGCCAGCCGGTGACCAACCTGGTCCGCCATCCGCGCTTCAAGGAATACTTCGCCCACGAGGACTACCGCGAGCCGCTGGAGCTCACCTCGCCGATCAACGACAACCTGCGCCTGCAGTTCCACATCACCATCTACGGGGCCGGCGAGCACCTGATGCTGGTGCGCGACGTGACCCGCGTCCATCAGCTGGAACAGATGCGCAAGGACTTCGTCGCCAACGTCTCCCACGAGCTGCGTACCCCGCTGACGGTGATCGCCGGCTACCTGGAGACGCTGCTGGACAACGTCGAGGACGTGAACCCGCGCTGGACCCGCGCGCTGCAGCAGATGCAGCAGCAGGCGGGGCGCATGCAGAACCTGCTCAACGATCTGCTCCTGCTGGCCAAGCTGGAAGCCACGGACTACCCGGGCGACAACAAGCCGGTGGCGATTGACCTGCTGCTGCTGTCGATCCGTAACGATGCCCAGGCGCTCTCCGGCGCGCGCAACCACCGCATCAGCCTGGAGGCCGACGCCAAGGTGAAGCTCAAGGGCAGCGAGACCGAGCTGCGCAGCGCCTTCTCCAACCTGGTGTTCAACGCCGTGAAATACACCCCCGAGGAAGGCGAGATCCGCATTCGCTGGTGGGCCGACGACCAGGGCGCACACCTGGCGGTGCAGGACAGCGGCATCGGCATCGATCCGAAGCACCTGCCGCGCCTGACCGAACGCTTCTACCGCGTCGACTCCAGCCGCAACGCCAGTACCGGCGGCACCGGCCTGGGGCTGGCCATCGTCAAGCACGTGCTGCTGCGCCATCGCGGCACTCTGGACATCAGCAGCGTGCCGGGCAAGGGCAGCAGCTTCACCTGCCACTTCCCGCCGCAACAAGTCGAGCGTCGCGCCTGA
- the ubiA gene encoding 4-hydroxybenzoate octaprenyltransferase, giving the protein MFVALIKPLARLHPRAWDFLQLTRMDKPIGIYLLLWPTLWALWMASGGVPSAKNLLIFVVGTVLMRAAGCVINDFADRKLDGHVERTKARPLATGKITVREAWITFFVLLGLSFLLVLCTNAQTIWLSFGGAAIAALYPFMKRYTYYPQVVLGAAFSWGIPMAFTAAGGTLPAAAWLLFFANVLWTVAYDTYYAMTDREDDLKMGMKSTAILFGDADRAINLTLQGLMLLLLILAGNKLAMHLYYYLGLAVAAGCFAWQFHSTRDREPMKCFKAFLHNHWAGLAIFLGTVLDYALR; this is encoded by the coding sequence ATGTTCGTCGCCCTGATCAAACCCCTCGCCCGCCTGCACCCCCGCGCCTGGGACTTCCTCCAGCTGACGCGCATGGACAAGCCGATCGGCATCTACCTGCTCCTGTGGCCCACCCTGTGGGCGCTGTGGATGGCCAGCGGCGGCGTGCCCAGCGCGAAGAACCTGCTGATCTTCGTCGTCGGCACCGTGCTGATGCGCGCCGCCGGCTGCGTGATCAACGACTTTGCCGACCGCAAGCTCGACGGCCACGTCGAGCGCACCAAGGCCCGCCCGCTGGCCACCGGCAAGATCACCGTGCGCGAAGCCTGGATCACCTTCTTCGTACTGCTGGGTTTGAGCTTCCTGCTGGTGCTGTGCACCAACGCGCAGACCATCTGGCTGTCCTTCGGCGGCGCGGCGATCGCAGCGCTCTACCCGTTCATGAAGCGCTACACCTACTACCCGCAGGTGGTGCTGGGCGCGGCCTTCTCCTGGGGCATCCCCATGGCCTTCACCGCGGCGGGCGGCACGCTGCCGGCGGCGGCCTGGCTGCTGTTCTTCGCCAATGTGCTGTGGACTGTGGCCTACGACACCTACTACGCGATGACCGACCGCGAGGACGACCTGAAGATGGGCATGAAGTCCACGGCGATCCTCTTCGGCGACGCCGACCGGGCGATCAACTTGACCCTGCAGGGCCTGATGCTCCTGCTGTTGATCCTGGCCGGCAACAAGCTGGCGATGCACCTGTATTACTACCTGGGCCTGGCCGTGGCGGCGGGCTGCTTCGCCTGGCAGTTCCACTCCACCCGGGACCGCGAGCCGATGAAATGCTTCAAGGCCTTCCTGCACAACCACTGGGCGGGGCTGGCGATCTTCCTCGGTACGGTACTGGATTACGCGCTGCGCTGA
- a CDS encoding peptidoglycan DD-metalloendopeptidase family protein, with protein MLGRSIFLCGLLAASGTASAVTIYKYTDANGVVTYTDKAVPGAAVFVFRDRMVEHLEQQVKLETKKHAGGETLQVRNDLYAPVEVELSVTGAQNAIGVPERPIRWVLPPRSAIRLATLTPREPGKPMLYKPKLRYALGDPRPQPLAYQYALPWVGGPFRLTQGANGRYSHFTPKGRYAMDIAMPVGTPIIAARGGMVVKIENGQDGRGKNPSGNFVRILHDDGTMGVYLHLMRGSVLVHEGQRVATGTSLARSGNTGNSSGPHLHFVVQRNVGLDLVSIPYNFAQPVDTLPNFAVVKEN; from the coding sequence TGGCCGCATCAGGGACGGCTTCGGCCGTGACCATCTACAAGTACACCGACGCCAATGGCGTGGTCACCTACACGGACAAGGCCGTGCCGGGTGCGGCGGTGTTCGTCTTCCGCGACCGCATGGTCGAGCACCTGGAGCAGCAGGTGAAGCTTGAGACCAAGAAGCACGCCGGCGGCGAGACGCTGCAGGTGCGCAACGACCTGTACGCGCCAGTGGAAGTGGAGCTGAGCGTGACCGGTGCGCAGAACGCCATTGGCGTACCGGAGCGGCCGATCCGCTGGGTGCTGCCGCCGCGCAGCGCCATCCGCCTGGCAACGCTCACTCCGCGCGAACCCGGCAAGCCCATGCTGTACAAACCCAAGCTGCGCTATGCCTTGGGCGATCCGCGTCCGCAACCGCTGGCTTACCAGTACGCGTTGCCCTGGGTGGGCGGCCCGTTCCGCCTGACTCAGGGCGCCAATGGCCGCTACAGCCATTTTACGCCCAAGGGGCGCTACGCCATGGACATCGCCATGCCGGTGGGGACGCCCATCATCGCGGCCCGTGGCGGCATGGTGGTGAAGATCGAGAACGGCCAGGACGGGCGCGGCAAGAACCCGTCCGGCAACTTCGTGCGCATTCTGCATGACGACGGCACCATGGGGGTGTACCTGCACCTGATGCGCGGCTCGGTGCTGGTCCACGAGGGGCAGCGCGTCGCCACGGGCACCTCCCTGGCGCGCTCGGGTAACACCGGCAACAGCAGCGGCCCGCATCTGCACTTCGTGGTGCAGCGCAACGTCGGCCTGGATCTGGTATCGATTCCCTACAACTTCGCCCAGCCGGTGGACACCCTGCCGAACTTCGCGGTGGTGAAGGAAAACTGA
- a CDS encoding HU family DNA-binding protein — MRKPELAAAIAEKADLTKEQANKVLNALLDEITGALNRKDSVTLVGFGTFIQRHRGARTGKNPQTGQPVKIKASNTVAFKPGKALKDAVN; from the coding sequence ATGCGTAAACCAGAACTGGCCGCCGCCATCGCCGAAAAGGCCGACCTCACCAAAGAACAAGCCAACAAGGTGCTGAATGCGCTGCTGGATGAAATCACTGGCGCGCTCAACCGCAAGGACAGCGTTACCCTTGTCGGTTTTGGTACCTTCATCCAGCGCCACCGTGGCGCCCGTACCGGCAAGAATCCGCAAACCGGCCAACCGGTAAAGATCAAAGCCAGCAACACCGTTGCCTTCAAACCCGGCAAGGCACTCAAAGACGCAGTCAACTGA
- a CDS encoding FAD-dependent oxidoreductase: protein MSDNAPLVIIGTGLAGYNLAREWRKLDGETPLLLITADDGRSYSKPMLSTGFSKDKDADGLAMAEPGAMADQLKARILTHTRVTGIDPGHRRIWIGEEEIRYRDLVLAWGADTIRVPVEGDAQDLIFPINDLEDYARFRSAAAGKRRVLLLGAGLIGCEFANDLSSGGFQIEVVAPCEQVMPGLLHPAAAQAVQQGLESLGVRFHLGPVLNRLVRAGDALEAHLSDGSVIACDLVVSAVGLRPRIDLAAAAGLDVNRGVMVNRELRTSHANIYALGDCAEVDGLNLLYVMPLMSCARALAQTLAGKSTTVAYGPMPVTVKTPVCPLVVSPPPRGSEGEWQVEGSGADLKVLYRDTAGRLLGYALTGAAVGEKLSLNKELPALLA, encoded by the coding sequence ATGAGTGACAACGCACCGCTGGTGATCATCGGTACGGGCCTGGCCGGCTACAACCTGGCGCGCGAGTGGCGCAAGCTCGATGGCGAGACGCCGCTGTTGCTGATCACTGCCGACGACGGCCGCTCCTACTCCAAGCCGATGCTCTCCACCGGGTTCTCCAAGGACAAGGACGCCGACGGCCTGGCCATGGCCGAACCGGGCGCCATGGCCGACCAGCTCAAGGCGCGCATCCTCACCCACACTCGCGTCACCGGTATCGATCCGGGCCACCGGCGCATCTGGATCGGCGAAGAGGAAATCCGCTACCGCGACCTGGTGCTGGCCTGGGGGGCGGACACCATTCGCGTGCCGGTGGAGGGTGACGCCCAGGACCTGATCTTCCCGATCAACGACCTGGAAGACTACGCGCGCTTCCGCAGCGCGGCGGCCGGCAAGCGCCGTGTGCTGCTACTGGGTGCCGGGCTGATCGGCTGCGAGTTCGCCAACGACCTCTCCAGTGGCGGTTTCCAGATCGAGGTGGTGGCGCCCTGCGAGCAGGTGATGCCCGGCCTGCTCCACCCAGCCGCCGCCCAGGCGGTGCAGCAAGGGCTGGAAAGCCTCGGCGTACGCTTCCACCTAGGACCGGTGCTGAATCGCCTGGTGCGCGCGGGCGATGCCCTGGAAGCGCACCTGTCCGACGGCAGCGTGATTGCCTGCGACCTGGTGGTTTCCGCCGTGGGCCTGCGTCCGCGCATCGACCTGGCCGCCGCCGCAGGGCTGGACGTCAATCGCGGCGTGATGGTCAACCGCGAGCTGCGTACCTCCCACGCCAACATCTATGCCCTGGGCGACTGCGCCGAGGTCGATGGCCTGAACCTGCTCTACGTGATGCCGCTGATGTCCTGCGCCCGTGCGCTGGCGCAGACCCTGGCGGGCAAGTCGACCACCGTGGCCTATGGCCCGATGCCGGTGACTGTGAAGACTCCGGTGTGCCCGCTGGTGGTCTCGCCGCCGCCGCGCGGCAGCGAGGGCGAATGGCAGGTGGAAGGCTCTGGCGCGGACCTCAAGGTGCTTTATCGGGATACCGCCGGTCGTTTGCTCGGTTATGCCCTGACCGGGGCGGCTGTCGGCGAAAAGCTCTCGCTTAACAAAGAGTTGCCGGCCCTGTTGGCGTAA
- a CDS encoding rubredoxin has product MKKWQCVVCGLIYDETKGWPEEGIAAGTRWEDVPEDWLCPDCGVGKLDFEMIEIG; this is encoded by the coding sequence ATGAAGAAGTGGCAGTGTGTGGTGTGTGGCCTGATCTATGACGAAACCAAGGGCTGGCCGGAAGAGGGCATCGCCGCCGGTACCCGCTGGGAAGACGTGCCGGAAGACTGGCTGTGCCCGGATTGCGGCGTGGGCAAGCTGGACTTCGAGATGATCGAAATCGGCTGA
- a CDS encoding rubredoxin has protein sequence MRKWQCVICGFIYDEALGLPDEGIAPGTRWEDIPADWVCPDCGTGKIDFEMIEIS, from the coding sequence ATGCGCAAATGGCAATGCGTAATCTGTGGCTTCATCTATGACGAGGCGCTGGGGCTGCCGGACGAGGGCATCGCGCCGGGTACCCGCTGGGAAGACATTCCCGCGGACTGGGTGTGTCCGGACTGCGGCACGGGCAAGATCGATTTCGAGATGATCGAGATCTCCTGA
- a CDS encoding chorismate lyase, translating to MPDAALSHPPRWLSAAQLHPAPSAQVLDWLFDEGSLTRRLTALSDGGFAVQPLAEGWHRMRADECTALGVADGSLGWVREVYLKGHGQPWVFARSVAAHHALEGSGFDLRLLGSRSLGELLFSDRAFHRGPIEVCRYPAACLPADVRVERPWGRRSLFSRDGLGVLVAEVFLPTLWHRLEEQSV from the coding sequence GTGCCCGACGCAGCCCTGTCCCACCCGCCCCGCTGGCTCTCCGCCGCCCAGTTGCATCCCGCGCCTTCCGCCCAGGTTCTGGACTGGCTGTTCGACGAGGGTTCGCTGACGCGCCGGCTGACCGCACTGTCCGACGGCGGCTTCGCAGTGCAACCGCTGGCCGAGGGCTGGCACCGGATGCGCGCGGACGAATGCACCGCCCTGGGCGTAGCCGACGGCAGCCTGGGCTGGGTTCGTGAGGTGTACCTCAAGGGCCACGGCCAGCCCTGGGTGTTCGCCCGCAGCGTCGCCGCGCACCACGCGCTGGAAGGCTCCGGCTTCGACCTGCGCCTGCTCGGCAGCCGCTCCCTGGGCGAACTGCTGTTCAGCGACCGCGCCTTCCACCGCGGCCCCATCGAAGTGTGCCGCTATCCGGCCGCCTGCCTGCCCGCCGACGTGCGCGTCGAGCGTCCCTGGGGGCGCCGCTCGCTGTTCAGCCGCGACGGCCTCGGCGTACTGGTCGCCGAAGTATTCCTGCCCACGCTCTGGCACCGGCTGGAAGAACAGTCCGTATAA